From Haemorhous mexicanus isolate bHaeMex1 chromosome 2, bHaeMex1.pri, whole genome shotgun sequence, the proteins below share one genomic window:
- the MED4 gene encoding mediator of RNA polymerase II transcription subunit 4, whose amino-acid sequence MAAAVAAAGAGAAAGGGGGERSSTRDRLLAALEDLELLARELIEILAISRNQKLPQPGEESQILELLIQRDGEFQELMKLAVDQGKIHHEMQLLEKVVEKRDNDIQQLQKQLKEAEHILATAVYQAKEKLKSIEKARKGAISSEEIIKYAHRISASNAVCAPLTWVPGDPRRPYPTDLEMRSGLLGQMNNPPTNGVNGHLPGDALAAGRLPDVLAPQYPWQSSDMSMNMLPPNHSNDFMLEPPGHNKENEDDVEVMSTDSSSSSSDSD is encoded by the exons ATGGCggcggcggtggcagcagcCGGGGCAGGAGCAGCGGCGGGCGGGGGAGGCGGGGAGCGGAGCAGCACCCGGGACCGGCTCCTGGCGGCGCTGGAGGATCTCGAGCTCTTGGCCAG GGAACTAATTGAAATTTTGGCAATTTCAAGAAACCAAAAGCTTCCACAACCAGGAGAGGAGAGCCAG ATCCTGGAACTGCTGATTCAGAGAGATGGAGAGTTTCAAGAGCTAATGAAGTTGGCAGTTGATCAGGGAAAAATCCATCATGAAATGCAGCTTTTAGAAAAGGTAGTAGAAAAGCGGGATAATGAtattcagcagctgcagaaacagCTTAAAGAAGCAGAGCACATACTG GCAACAGCTGTTTATcaagcaaaggaaaaactgaaatcaATTGAAAAAGCACGAAAAG GTGCCATTTCCTctgaagaaataattaaatatgcCCATAGGATCAGTGCTAGCAATGCTGTTTGTGCCCCTCTGACATGGGTACCAG GGGATCCACGTAGGCCATATCCTACAGATCTGGAAATGAGAAGTGGTCTCTTGGGTCAGATGAACAACCCACCCACCAATGGAGTCAATGGACACTTACCAGGGGATGCACTTGCAGCAGGCAGACTGCCAG atgtgCTTGCTCCTCAGTATCCTTGGCAGTCAAGTGATATGTCAATGAACATGCTACCTCCTAATCATAGTAATGACTTCATGCTGGAGCCTCCAGGACACAATAAAGAGAATGAAGATGATGTGGAAGTTATGTCAACAGACTCctcaagcagcagcagtgactcagaCTAG